Proteins encoded within one genomic window of Jiangella mangrovi:
- a CDS encoding phosphotransferase family protein has product MSSSGHAVDPTHLAQWCVEHLGSPPADEIFRSGYLSVVVGLRLVDGREVVVKVRPDSARIAACVDVQWRMFQAGYPCPQPLTGAEPFGEDVATAEAYVPGGATLPSADHAPRAFADAFARLISLAPGPAEVSTLDPAPSWAAWNHAEDGLWPCPEGSDVNLNEVAGPEWIDDAGRRARDRLRASESEAVIGHCDWLAGNLRWNGDGLLVVHDWDSMTADSEAVLVGFAAALYSTVNVDELATVEDTERFLAAYCHARGREFSADELERSWAAGVWTRAYDAKYQHVVGQPITSLSESEARERLRRSGTGSLRS; this is encoded by the coding sequence ATGTCGTCCAGCGGGCATGCCGTCGATCCGACTCATCTTGCTCAGTGGTGCGTGGAGCATCTGGGCAGCCCGCCAGCGGATGAGATCTTCAGATCCGGGTACCTGTCCGTAGTTGTTGGGCTGCGGCTGGTTGACGGCCGCGAGGTCGTGGTCAAGGTGCGTCCGGACTCGGCGCGCATAGCGGCCTGCGTCGATGTCCAATGGCGCATGTTCCAGGCCGGTTATCCGTGCCCTCAGCCGCTCACCGGCGCCGAGCCGTTCGGCGAGGACGTCGCGACCGCGGAGGCCTACGTCCCCGGCGGCGCCACGCTCCCCAGCGCGGACCACGCGCCTCGGGCCTTCGCTGACGCGTTCGCGCGGCTGATCAGCCTCGCTCCAGGGCCGGCGGAGGTGTCCACGCTCGACCCGGCACCGTCGTGGGCGGCCTGGAACCACGCCGAGGACGGACTGTGGCCGTGTCCCGAGGGCTCTGACGTCAACCTCAACGAGGTGGCCGGTCCGGAGTGGATCGACGATGCCGGGCGCCGTGCCCGTGACCGGCTGCGAGCTAGCGAGTCCGAAGCCGTGATCGGCCACTGCGACTGGCTGGCCGGCAATCTGCGCTGGAACGGAGACGGGTTGCTGGTGGTGCACGACTGGGACAGCATGACCGCTGATAGCGAAGCCGTCCTCGTCGGCTTCGCTGCTGCGCTGTATTCGACCGTCAACGTGGACGAGCTGGCGACCGTGGAGGACACCGAGCGGTTCCTCGCCGCGTACTGCCATGCCCGTGGCCGGGAGTTCAGCGCCGACGAGCTCGAACGGTCGTGGGCGGCCGGCGTCTGGACCCGGGCCTACGACGCAAAGTATCAGCACGTGGTCGGGCAGCCCATCACCTCACTGTCCGAGAGTGAGGCCCGTGAGCGCCTCCGTCGCAGTGGGACCGGATCGCTGAGGTCATAG
- a CDS encoding nitroreductase family deazaflavin-dependent oxidoreductase → MLEVLTADRASGGVVVVSGFGRAADWYRNVHAAGHATIETGRRRFQAVPRDLGADEAAAVLASYERWHRLIAPIVRRVLSSGRVALRRQ, encoded by the coding sequence GTGCTGGAGGTACTCACAGCCGACCGGGCCTCCGGTGGGGTCGTCGTCGTGAGCGGCTTCGGGCGGGCAGCAGACTGGTACCGCAACGTCCATGCCGCCGGTCACGCCACCATCGAGACGGGCCGGCGCCGGTTCCAGGCGGTCCCACGCGATCTCGGGGCGGACGAGGCTGCGGCGGTCCTGGCCAGCTATGAGCGATGGCACCGGCTCATCGCGCCGATCGTGCGTCGGGTCCTGAGCTCTGGTCGGGTGGCGCTACGACGGCAGTGA
- a CDS encoding PRC-barrel domain-containing protein, giving the protein MTTDPHPVFVCLRDADLTLADPGEDIRGRRVVDEDGNAIGTVDDLGVNTEERRVRFLLVDTGGLSALGARTLLLPIGAVNSVGIEIGVGRLLGDGTGTPAYDPELIGQRSHGETVRTFNRVPPITGPGHMHPGPVRRRRGSDSE; this is encoded by the coding sequence ATGACGACGGATCCGCACCCCGTCTTCGTCTGCCTGCGTGATGCGGACCTGACTCTCGCCGATCCGGGCGAGGACATCCGCGGACGTAGGGTCGTGGACGAGGACGGCAACGCGATCGGCACCGTCGACGACCTCGGCGTCAACACCGAGGAACGACGAGTGAGATTCCTTCTCGTCGACACCGGCGGCCTGTCCGCGCTCGGTGCGCGGACGTTACTCCTTCCTATCGGTGCCGTGAACAGCGTCGGCATCGAGATCGGTGTCGGCCGGCTCCTAGGCGACGGCACTGGAACGCCTGCCTACGATCCGGAGCTGATCGGGCAGCGCAGCCATGGCGAGACCGTGCGCACCTTCAACCGGGTTCCACCGATTACCGGGCCCGGCCACATGCATCCCGGACCGGTTCGACGCCGTCGGGGCAGCGACTCCGAGTGA
- a CDS encoding glycine betaine ABC transporter substrate-binding protein has translation MRKSTSVLLAGLAASGLVLAGCGDDSGDDNTGAGSGDDGADVQTIGDVETGQCDPAEGDAEIADLEGTGDDDTAITIGVFSGWDENYVVAELAKVALEEQGYTVEFEELEAGPAYTGAAQGDIDVLMDAWLPNTHASYVEQFGDDLEDVGCWFDEGFLTIAVNSDSPAQSLDELADQAEAYGSRLVGIEPGAGLTATTQDEVIPTYGLEDWDFPTSSSPAMLAELDAATTAGENIAVTLWHPHWAYAAYDIRDLEDPEGALGEAERLYNLGRPGFHEDFPNAAQLIQNLYLSNDQLLEIEDILVVQNNREDNAGAVAQWLDANPDFLEDWRAGALA, from the coding sequence ATGCGCAAGTCCACGTCCGTCCTCCTGGCCGGCCTGGCCGCGAGCGGTCTGGTCCTCGCCGGATGCGGCGATGACAGCGGTGACGACAACACCGGTGCCGGATCCGGCGACGACGGCGCCGACGTCCAGACGATCGGTGACGTCGAGACCGGTCAGTGCGACCCGGCCGAGGGTGACGCCGAGATCGCCGACCTGGAGGGCACCGGCGACGACGACACCGCCATCACCATCGGCGTCTTCAGCGGCTGGGACGAGAACTACGTCGTGGCCGAGTTGGCCAAGGTGGCGTTGGAAGAACAGGGATACACCGTCGAGTTCGAGGAGCTCGAGGCCGGGCCCGCCTACACCGGCGCGGCCCAGGGCGACATCGACGTCCTCATGGACGCCTGGTTGCCCAATACCCACGCGTCCTACGTCGAGCAGTTCGGCGACGACCTCGAAGACGTCGGCTGCTGGTTCGACGAAGGCTTTCTGACGATCGCGGTCAACAGCGACTCACCCGCTCAGTCCCTGGACGAGCTCGCAGACCAAGCGGAAGCCTACGGCAGCCGGCTGGTCGGCATCGAGCCCGGCGCCGGACTGACCGCGACCACCCAGGACGAGGTCATCCCCACCTACGGCCTCGAGGACTGGGACTTCCCGACGTCGTCGTCCCCGGCGATGCTGGCCGAGCTCGACGCCGCGACGACGGCGGGGGAGAACATCGCCGTCACGCTCTGGCATCCGCATTGGGCCTACGCCGCCTACGACATCCGGGACCTGGAAGACCCCGAGGGTGCTCTTGGCGAGGCCGAGCGCCTCTACAACCTGGGCCGGCCGGGCTTCCACGAGGACTTCCCGAACGCCGCACAGCTGATCCAGAACCTCTACCTCTCCAACGACCAGCTGCTCGAGATCGAGGACATCCTGGTCGTCCAGAACAACCGGGAGGACAACGCCGGCGCCGTGGCGCAGTGGCTCGACGCCAACCCGGACTTCCTCGAGGACTGGCGGGCCGGAGCGCTGGCGTGA
- a CDS encoding ABC transporter permease yields the protein MSSETFDPLEPRLDVGDWISGAFDWFTDTFQPVLDVVDTVLDGAYDGVYRVLSGPPFLSMIVLFAALGWLARSWRFAVFAAAGFYLIAAMDRWDGAMQTLSLVLVSAFIATAIAVPLGIWSARSAAVSNVLRPVLDFMQTMPAMVYLIPTLFAFGIGVVPGMISTVVFAMPPGVRLTELAIRQVDAEVVEAGHAFGSSPARILRQIQLPLALPTIMAGINQVIMLSLSMVVLAAMVGAAGLGLDVVSALQQLNVGRGVEAGLAVVVLAIYLDRIVAALADRAPVVRATKVRS from the coding sequence ATGAGCAGCGAGACCTTCGATCCTCTGGAGCCACGTCTCGACGTCGGCGACTGGATCTCCGGCGCATTCGACTGGTTCACCGACACGTTCCAGCCGGTCCTCGATGTGGTCGATACGGTGCTCGACGGAGCGTACGACGGTGTGTACCGGGTGCTCAGCGGGCCGCCGTTCCTGTCCATGATCGTCCTGTTCGCCGCCCTGGGCTGGCTGGCGAGGTCGTGGCGGTTCGCCGTGTTCGCCGCCGCCGGCTTCTATCTGATCGCGGCGATGGACCGCTGGGACGGGGCGATGCAGACACTGTCGCTCGTGCTGGTGTCCGCGTTCATCGCGACCGCCATCGCTGTCCCGCTCGGGATCTGGTCGGCGAGGTCGGCCGCCGTGAGCAACGTCCTGCGACCGGTGCTCGACTTCATGCAGACGATGCCCGCGATGGTCTACCTGATCCCGACGCTGTTCGCCTTCGGCATCGGCGTCGTCCCGGGGATGATCTCGACGGTCGTCTTCGCCATGCCGCCCGGCGTGCGGCTCACGGAGCTGGCGATCCGGCAGGTCGACGCGGAAGTCGTCGAGGCCGGGCACGCCTTCGGATCCTCGCCCGCCCGGATCCTGCGGCAGATCCAACTGCCGCTCGCCCTGCCCACGATCATGGCCGGGATCAACCAGGTGATCATGCTGTCGCTCTCGATGGTCGTGCTCGCCGCGATGGTCGGAGCTGCCGGACTCGGCCTGGACGTGGTGTCCGCGCTGCAGCAGCTGAACGTCGGGCGGGGCGTGGAGGCCGGCCTGGCCGTCGTCGTGCTCGCCATCTACCTCGACCGCATCGTCGCGGCCCTGGCCGACCGCGCCCCCGTCGTGCGCGCGACCAAGGTCCGCTCCTGA
- a CDS encoding betaine/proline/choline family ABC transporter ATP-binding protein: MSAVCAEGLFKVFGRRADEAVRRLREGASPADVVAGGATPAVIDAGFEVRPGEIFVVMGLSGSGKSTLIRMLNGLLEPTAGSVRVDGIDLFGIGAAELRRVRQQKISMVFQHFALLPHRTVAENAGYALDVQGVGRMERRARAAEALELVGLKGWEDKYPAQLSGGMRQRVGLARALAAGSDIMLMDEAFSALDPLIRREMQDQLLDLQSELGKTVVFITHDLNEAMRVGDRIAVMRDGRIVQVGTAEEVLRDPANDYVAQFVADVDRTRVLTASSVMVPAQLEVNASAGPRVALHGMREKQLSAAFVVARDRTLRGIVRDEDVVAAVNRGDDSTLESIVTEHIAAVRPDTVLAELFAPSAESILPLAVVDDAGRLAGVVPRVTLLTAMASVAETQAEVEAVR, encoded by the coding sequence GTGAGTGCCGTATGCGCGGAAGGACTGTTCAAGGTCTTCGGCCGCCGGGCCGATGAGGCTGTTCGACGGCTTCGTGAGGGCGCGAGCCCTGCCGACGTGGTGGCCGGCGGTGCCACCCCAGCGGTGATCGATGCAGGCTTCGAGGTACGGCCGGGCGAGATCTTCGTCGTGATGGGCCTGTCCGGTTCCGGGAAGTCCACGTTGATCAGGATGCTCAACGGGCTGCTCGAGCCGACCGCGGGGAGCGTCCGCGTCGATGGCATCGACCTGTTCGGCATCGGCGCCGCCGAGCTGCGCCGGGTCCGGCAACAGAAGATCAGCATGGTCTTCCAGCACTTCGCCCTGCTCCCGCACCGAACCGTCGCCGAGAACGCCGGCTACGCCCTCGACGTTCAGGGCGTGGGCAGGATGGAGCGGCGGGCACGAGCGGCCGAGGCACTCGAACTCGTGGGGCTGAAGGGCTGGGAGGACAAGTACCCCGCCCAGCTGTCCGGCGGCATGCGGCAGCGGGTCGGTCTGGCGCGGGCCCTCGCGGCGGGCAGCGACATCATGCTGATGGACGAGGCGTTCTCCGCCCTCGACCCACTGATCCGTCGTGAGATGCAGGACCAGTTGCTGGACCTGCAGTCCGAGCTCGGCAAGACCGTCGTGTTCATCACCCACGACCTCAACGAGGCCATGCGCGTCGGCGATCGCATCGCGGTCATGCGCGACGGACGCATCGTGCAGGTCGGCACGGCGGAGGAGGTGCTGCGTGACCCGGCCAACGACTACGTCGCGCAGTTCGTCGCCGACGTCGACCGCACCCGCGTGCTCACGGCGTCCAGTGTCATGGTGCCGGCCCAGCTGGAGGTCAACGCCTCGGCCGGACCGCGCGTCGCGTTGCACGGGATGCGAGAGAAGCAGCTCAGTGCTGCGTTCGTCGTCGCCCGCGACCGCACGCTGAGGGGGATCGTGCGCGACGAGGACGTCGTGGCCGCGGTCAACCGCGGCGACGACAGCACGCTGGAGTCCATCGTCACCGAGCACATCGCGGCCGTCCGGCCCGATACGGTGCTGGCGGAGCTCTTCGCGCCGTCGGCCGAGTCGATCCTGCCGCTCGCTGTGGTCGACGACGCTGGGCGGCTCGCGGGTGTGGTGCCGCGGGTGACCCTCCTCACGGCCATGGCGAGCGTCGCGGAGACGCAAGCCGAAGTCGAGGCGGTCCGATGA
- a CDS encoding alpha/beta hydrolase family protein, with the protein MKESSLPADYVDGSAGMSRRHVLSAGMGLAAVGAVAAVGASVAEAAVGADRVDAGRFDDPSRIISAGPITLSARGRPAPLEVRVTAPATGRRLPVILFAHGHGQVNFLNSYLGYGPIVDFLSSHGFVVIQPTFLDATALGLRDADDPDAPLYARARAEDMSRVLDQLDVIERAVPHLAGRLARDKIAAVGHSLGGHTAALLLGMQYDDPSQGGRKVSLADRRIRAGVVIAGPGRGGDALRDGVAELYPALNAPDFSTMRTPALVVAGDRDLSTAFTDLGASWRMDAYFLAPAPKSLLTVFDGEHQLGGICGYDSVLTTDENPQRVAAVGRLTSAYLRTAFNRTDPAWQQARDALTTGANAIGQVDSK; encoded by the coding sequence ATGAAGGAATCGAGTCTCCCGGCCGACTACGTCGACGGATCGGCCGGGATGTCGCGGCGTCATGTGCTGTCGGCCGGGATGGGGCTGGCCGCGGTCGGTGCCGTGGCCGCGGTGGGAGCCAGTGTGGCCGAGGCGGCGGTAGGCGCCGACCGGGTCGATGCCGGTCGTTTCGACGATCCCTCCCGGATCATCTCGGCGGGCCCGATCACGCTGTCCGCGCGCGGCCGGCCCGCGCCTCTTGAGGTGCGGGTCACCGCGCCCGCGACCGGACGCAGACTGCCGGTCATTCTCTTCGCGCACGGCCACGGTCAGGTGAACTTCCTCAACTCGTACCTCGGCTACGGCCCGATCGTCGACTTCCTGTCGTCGCACGGTTTCGTGGTCATTCAGCCCACCTTCCTGGACGCGACGGCGCTCGGTCTGCGCGATGCCGATGACCCAGATGCGCCCCTGTACGCGCGGGCGCGGGCCGAGGACATGTCGCGGGTCCTGGACCAGCTCGACGTGATCGAGAGGGCGGTGCCGCACCTTGCCGGGCGCCTGGCCCGGGACAAGATCGCTGCGGTGGGACACTCGCTGGGCGGGCACACGGCCGCCCTGCTGCTGGGCATGCAGTACGACGATCCGTCCCAGGGCGGCCGGAAGGTGAGCCTCGCCGACCGCCGGATCAGAGCGGGTGTGGTGATCGCCGGGCCCGGCCGGGGTGGCGATGCGCTGCGTGACGGGGTGGCCGAGCTCTACCCCGCGCTGAACGCTCCGGACTTCTCCACGATGCGGACACCGGCCCTTGTCGTCGCCGGCGACAGAGACCTCTCCACCGCGTTCACCGACCTGGGCGCGAGCTGGCGAATGGACGCGTACTTCCTCGCCCCGGCTCCCAAGTCGCTGCTCACCGTGTTCGACGGAGAGCATCAGCTCGGCGGGATCTGCGGCTACGACTCCGTCCTGACAACCGACGAGAACCCGCAGCGGGTCGCCGCGGTCGGACGACTCACCTCGGCCTACCTGCGCACCGCGTTCAACCGGACGGACCCCGCCTGGCAGCAGGCGCGGGACGCGCTGACCACCGGAGCCAACGCGATCGGGCAGGTCGACTCCAAGTGA
- a CDS encoding SDR family NAD(P)-dependent oxidoreductase, whose protein sequence is MATTEEGVSMAIRGEDEAGTIILTGGTSGIGLAAATALLRDVQGPWHLVLSVRDAARGREVVESLDGAATNGTTVEAMTMDLASLESVRSFAAELTGRVTSGAIPRVFALVCNAGVQMGANVTYTVDGFEATFGVNHLGHFVLVNALLPVLEAPARVIVTASGVHDPALGLPGAPAWSDARALARGELGPAAGSDNAFIAGQRRYSTSKLANIYFTYALARRLPDGVTANAFDPGMVLGTGLGRSLPAPVKFISTHVLPHITWLLRRAVTPDIRTAEESGGALAWLATAPELATTTGQYFDGRMQIRSSEESYDTVRANDLWNDSLSLTSVPA, encoded by the coding sequence GTGGCGACGACCGAGGAAGGCGTCAGCATGGCAATTCGAGGCGAGGACGAGGCCGGCACGATCATCCTGACCGGCGGCACCAGCGGCATCGGACTCGCCGCGGCCACCGCACTGCTCCGCGACGTGCAGGGGCCGTGGCACCTGGTGCTGTCCGTCCGCGACGCCGCCCGCGGACGGGAGGTGGTGGAGTCATTGGACGGCGCCGCCACGAACGGCACGACGGTCGAGGCGATGACGATGGATCTCGCCTCACTCGAATCCGTCCGGAGCTTCGCCGCGGAGCTGACCGGCCGCGTGACGTCGGGCGCGATCCCGCGGGTGTTCGCCCTGGTGTGCAACGCGGGCGTCCAGATGGGCGCGAACGTCACCTACACGGTCGACGGGTTCGAGGCCACCTTCGGGGTCAACCACCTGGGCCACTTCGTGCTGGTCAACGCGCTGCTGCCGGTGCTCGAGGCGCCCGCGCGCGTCATCGTGACCGCCAGCGGCGTGCACGACCCTGCACTCGGCCTGCCCGGGGCGCCCGCTTGGAGCGACGCGCGTGCGCTGGCCCGCGGCGAGCTCGGTCCGGCCGCCGGGTCGGACAACGCGTTCATCGCCGGCCAGCGCCGCTACAGCACCTCCAAGCTCGCCAACATCTACTTCACCTACGCCCTGGCCCGCAGGCTGCCTGACGGCGTCACCGCCAACGCCTTCGATCCCGGCATGGTCCTGGGTACGGGTCTGGGGCGCTCGCTGCCCGCCCCGGTGAAGTTCATCTCCACCCACGTTCTCCCACACATCACCTGGCTGCTGCGCCGGGCGGTCACCCCCGACATCCGGACGGCCGAGGAGTCGGGTGGCGCGCTCGCCTGGCTCGCGACCGCGCCGGAGCTGGCCACGACCACGGGTCAGTACTTCGACGGCCGCATGCAGATCCGCTCGTCCGAGGAGTCGTACGACACCGTGCGCGCGAACGACCTGTGGAACGACAGCCTGTCGCTGACCAGCGTTCCGGCCTGA
- a CDS encoding cupin domain-containing protein, with amino-acid sequence MMGDQLSEVFELVEIRGVVAGGFAARGPWVARNPCRDALKLIAMVSGHGRLLTDGIKEPIELAPGDVAILTNRSWLQHEGGTGPGAPQSIGPEENFTGLTGADRSTDDIVIGTAVDINAAGRELLLQTMPPVGHVKASAATSLRALLDQLFDEIAGNCSGSAFAIRQYSQLLVLSVLRAYLDQTEVPPGWLRVLTDERLHPALELMHGEPGKPWGLQDLASAAAMSRSSFARHFRTVAGVPPLTYLTRYRMLLAQRALRGPDVRIGSLAIDLGYASDAAFSTAFKREIGESPLRYRHRARHDHPVLDGASV; translated from the coding sequence CTGATGGGAGACCAGCTGTCCGAAGTGTTCGAACTCGTCGAGATCCGAGGTGTCGTGGCCGGCGGGTTCGCGGCGCGCGGACCTTGGGTGGCGCGGAACCCTTGCAGGGACGCACTGAAGCTCATCGCCATGGTCTCCGGCCACGGCCGGCTGCTCACCGACGGCATCAAAGAGCCGATCGAACTCGCGCCGGGCGACGTCGCCATCCTCACCAACCGGTCATGGCTGCAGCACGAGGGCGGAACCGGCCCCGGAGCACCCCAGTCGATCGGACCCGAGGAGAACTTCACCGGCCTCACCGGCGCCGACCGCAGCACCGACGACATCGTCATCGGCACCGCCGTCGACATCAACGCCGCGGGCCGCGAACTGCTGCTGCAGACCATGCCGCCGGTAGGACACGTCAAGGCGTCGGCCGCAACCAGCCTGCGCGCACTCCTGGACCAACTGTTCGACGAGATCGCCGGCAACTGCAGCGGTTCCGCGTTCGCGATCCGCCAGTACAGTCAGCTCCTCGTGCTCTCGGTCCTCCGCGCCTACCTCGACCAGACCGAGGTGCCGCCCGGATGGCTCCGTGTACTGACCGACGAGCGGCTGCACCCCGCCCTCGAACTCATGCACGGCGAGCCCGGCAAGCCATGGGGCCTGCAGGACCTGGCGTCCGCCGCAGCGATGTCGCGCTCCTCGTTCGCGCGGCATTTCCGGACCGTGGCCGGCGTCCCGCCGCTGACATACCTCACCCGCTACCGAATGCTGCTGGCCCAGCGCGCCCTACGCGGTCCCGACGTGCGCATCGGCTCCCTGGCCATCGACCTGGGCTACGCCTCCGATGCCGCGTTCAGCACCGCGTTCAAGCGAGAGATCGGAGAATCGCCCCTGCGCTACCGGCACCGCGCACGCCACGATCATCCCGTCCTCGACGGTGCGTCCGTCTAG
- a CDS encoding IS5 family transposase (programmed frameshift): protein MSSSRFESLTDAQWEQIEPLLPSNAGRRGHPFWDNRRVVEGIVYRYRTGIPWRDLPREPFGPWKTVWKRHRRYAEDGTWDKVLAGLLAQADAAGQIDWTVSVDATINRAHQHATNTTRPERDTGGAGENHTSQPDGFVPSPIGGEREPAGHGIGKSRGGLTSKIHFAVDGHGRPLAAVITGGQRNDGVMLTEVLADIRVPRLGPGRARTTPDAVIADRAYTSGVNRQMLAARHIKAVIPQKKNEIAARKRKGSAGGRPPALDEQTYKQRNVVERSFALIKQWRGLATRYDKLAITYRAAVVLSACITWARI from the exons GTGAGTTCGTCTCGGTTTGAGTCGTTGACCGATGCTCAGTGGGAGCAGATCGAGCCGTTGCTGCCGTCGAACGCGGGGCGGCGGGGCCACCCGTTCTGGGATAACCGGCGGGTGGTGGAGGGGATCGTCTACCGGTACCGGACCGGGATCCCGTGGCGGGACCTGCCCCGAGAGCCATTCGGGCCGTGGAAGACGGTCTGGAAGCGGCACCGCCGATACGCCGAGGATGGGACCTGGGACAAGGTGCTGGCCGGGCTGCTTGCCCAGGCGGACGCCGCTGGTCAGATCGATTGGACGGTGTCGGTGGACGCCACGATCAACCGTGCCCACCAGCACGCCACGAACACCACGCGCCCGGAGCGGGACACGGGGGGCGCGGGCGA GAATCACACGAGTCAGCCTGACGGGTTCGTTCCTAGCCCGATCGGCGGGGAACGTGAACCTGCAGGTCACGGTATCGGCAAGTCGCGTGGCGGACTGACCAGCAAGATCCACTTTGCGGTGGATGGACACGGCCGCCCGCTGGCCGCGGTCATCACCGGCGGGCAGCGCAACGATGGCGTGATGCTTACCGAGGTGCTGGCCGACATCCGCGTCCCTCGCCTGGGGCCGGGCCGGGCCCGCACCACCCCGGACGCGGTGATCGCCGACCGCGCCTACACCTCCGGCGTCAACCGCCAGATGCTCGCAGCCCGGCACATCAAGGCCGTGATCCCGCAGAAGAAGAACGAGATCGCCGCCCGCAAACGCAAGGGCTCGGCCGGCGGGCGACCTCCGGCCCTGGACGAGCAGACCTACAAGCAGCGCAACGTCGTCGAACGCTCCTTCGCTCTGATCAAGCAATGGCGAGGACTGGCCACCCGCTACGACAAGCTCGCGATCACCTACCGCGCCGCCGTCGTGCTGTCCGCCTGCATCACATGGGCGCGCATATAG
- a CDS encoding sigma-70 family RNA polymerase sigma factor, whose protein sequence is MVALAHHEKGMNVATAMVEEFDRRIDPYRSELLAHCYQMLGSVHDAEDLVQETYLRAWRAKDQYDESRSSLRTWLYRIATNACLTALESRSRRPLPSGMVAESDPRGPLVHGGEITWLQPLPDSLLSLGEPETATIDRGGLRLAFVAAVQHLSARQRAVLILRDVLDYSAAEAAGILSTTTASVNSSLQRARARLREAGILEEQVAEPSEAEQRAWVDKYMRAFEKADVEGLKRLLTEDVLMEMPPMVNWFVGRENYGVFMDWVFAKNGSQWRFLPVGANSQPAFAAYNRGPSGAFELHTLQVFTVTKNGISRNSVFRDAEVFASFKLPAKLEA, encoded by the coding sequence ATGGTCGCCCTGGCACACCACGAGAAGGGCATGAACGTGGCGACGGCGATGGTGGAAGAGTTCGATCGCAGGATCGATCCGTACCGGTCGGAGCTGCTGGCCCACTGCTACCAGATGCTCGGCTCGGTCCACGACGCGGAGGACCTGGTCCAGGAGACCTATCTGAGAGCGTGGCGCGCGAAGGACCAGTATGACGAGAGCCGCAGCTCCCTGCGGACCTGGCTATATCGCATCGCGACCAACGCCTGCCTCACCGCGCTTGAGAGCCGTAGCCGCCGTCCGCTGCCCTCCGGGATGGTCGCCGAGAGCGACCCGCGCGGACCGTTGGTCCACGGCGGGGAGATCACCTGGCTCCAACCGCTTCCCGACTCTCTGCTGAGCCTGGGCGAGCCGGAGACTGCCACGATCGACCGCGGCGGTCTCCGGCTCGCCTTCGTCGCCGCCGTGCAGCACCTTTCCGCGCGGCAGCGCGCGGTGTTGATCCTGCGTGACGTGCTCGACTACTCCGCGGCCGAGGCAGCGGGCATCCTGAGCACCACAACCGCCTCGGTCAACAGTTCCCTGCAACGAGCCAGGGCCAGGCTTAGGGAGGCGGGGATTCTGGAGGAGCAGGTCGCCGAACCGTCCGAAGCCGAGCAGCGCGCCTGGGTGGACAAGTACATGAGGGCCTTTGAGAAGGCTGACGTCGAAGGGCTTAAACGACTGCTCACCGAAGACGTGCTCATGGAGATGCCTCCGATGGTCAACTGGTTCGTCGGGCGCGAAAACTACGGTGTGTTCATGGACTGGGTCTTCGCCAAGAACGGCAGCCAGTGGCGCTTCCTGCCGGTCGGCGCCAACTCCCAGCCGGCGTTCGCCGCCTACAACCGCGGCCCGAGCGGCGCGTTCGAGCTGCACACGCTGCAGGTCTTCACGGTCACGAAGAATGGCATCAGCCGCAACTCCGTCTTCCGGGACGCCGAGGTGTTCGCCTCCTTCAAGCTTCCCGCCAAACTCGAAGCCTGA
- a CDS encoding SgcJ/EcaC family oxidoreductase, whose amino-acid sequence MSDSRAVDEAAIQGVLIDSYKAWEAGDADGMVANYTADATAIMTGSLRDSRDVIRENMALAFEGPLKGSSTYNKTLSLRFVGRDAAIVVSESGILFAGQTEVPDTGKVNATWVFEKRDGQWLIAAYHNSPVLESGQ is encoded by the coding sequence ATGTCAGACAGTCGTGCAGTAGACGAGGCCGCCATCCAGGGCGTATTGATTGACTCCTACAAGGCGTGGGAGGCTGGCGACGCCGACGGCATGGTCGCCAACTACACGGCGGACGCGACCGCCATCATGACCGGCTCGCTCCGCGACAGCCGTGACGTGATCCGCGAGAACATGGCCCTGGCCTTCGAGGGGCCCCTCAAGGGCAGCTCGACCTACAACAAGACGCTCAGCCTCCGTTTCGTCGGCAGGGACGCCGCGATCGTCGTCAGCGAATCCGGCATCCTGTTCGCCGGCCAGACCGAGGTTCCGGACACGGGTAAGGTGAACGCGACCTGGGTATTCGAGAAGCGGGACGGCCAGTGGCTGATCGCCGCGTATCACAACAGCCCGGTGCTGGAGTCTGGGCAGTGA
- a CDS encoding helix-turn-helix transcriptional regulator — protein sequence MTTDRDGEKPRRQHLKIADICMELGIARSTFYDWRAKKTAPRCIKLPNGELRVRRIDFETWLDSRSERDR from the coding sequence ATGACAACGGATCGCGACGGAGAGAAGCCCAGGCGACAACATCTGAAGATCGCCGACATCTGCATGGAGCTGGGCATCGCGCGGTCGACCTTCTACGACTGGCGGGCGAAGAAGACTGCCCCACGGTGCATCAAGCTTCCCAACGGCGAGCTCCGGGTCCGTCGCATCGACTTCGAGACCTGGCTGGACTCACGCTCGGAACGCGACCGGTGA